In one window of Streptomyces roseofulvus DNA:
- a CDS encoding FAD-binding and (Fe-S)-binding domain-containing protein yields the protein MPLLEPNPRALRPGRKRTPAPDRVPDLQARGTPRRLREDLAALVGPEKVLSHVSDLVRYASDASPYRFLPQVVVVAEDVDDVSAVLSYAHGKGREVVFRAAGTSLNGQAQGEDILVDVRRHWVGVEVLDGGARARIRPGTTVVRANAALAPYGRVLGPDPASAVACTLGGVVANNASGMTAGTTRNSYRTVSSLTFVLPSGTVVDTADPAADEELARAEPRLCAGLLALKAEIEADPELTARIRAKYEIKNTNGYRLDAFLDGATPVQILRGLMVGSEGTLGFLSEIVFDTLPLDRLVSTALLFFPSLPAAAAAVPRFNEAGALAVELMDGNTLRASVSVPGVPADWAELPQDTTALLVEFRAPDEPALAAYERAAGEVLAGLDLVAPVPSVDNAFTRDAAVIGRHWKARKAFVTAVGGSRPSGTTLITEDFAVPPSRLAEACAELLDLQARHGFDAAVAGHAAHGNLHFLLAFDAADPADVERYASFMDDFCKLTVERFDGSLKAEHATGRNIAPFLELEWGPKATDLMWRTKELVDPDGLLAPRIVLDRDPQAHLRGLKTIPTVERIADPCIECGFCEPTCPSHDLTTTPRQRIVLRREMLRQADGSPVEQRLLEAYGYDAVDTCAGDSTCALACPVGIDTGALMKDFRHARHSPREERIAALAARHFRAVEGTARLAVGAADRMGDGFLERVTGLARKAVRPDLVPEWLPEIPGAAARRLPRTHRPAAAAVYYPACVNRIFGDPDDLDGPSLPEAVVTVSARAGRPVWIPDDVAGTCCATIWHSKGYREGNEVMANRIVEAAWGWTAGGRLPLVVDASSCTLGIAHEVVPHLTDDNRALHAELTVVDSLVWAADELLPRLEARRRVGSAVVHPTCSMRHLGDADRLTEIAAFCAEEVVVPVDAGCCAFAGDRGMLHPELTASATAREAAEVTARPFDAHLSANRMCEIGMDRATGRRYASALLALERATRP from the coding sequence ATGCCGCTGCTGGAACCGAACCCGCGCGCCCTCCGCCCGGGACGGAAGCGGACCCCGGCTCCCGACCGGGTCCCGGACCTCCAGGCGCGGGGCACCCCGCGGCGGCTGCGCGAGGACCTCGCGGCGCTGGTCGGGCCGGAGAAGGTGCTCTCGCACGTCTCCGACCTGGTGCGGTACGCCTCCGACGCCAGCCCCTACCGGTTCCTGCCGCAGGTGGTGGTCGTCGCCGAGGACGTCGACGACGTCTCGGCCGTGCTGTCCTACGCCCACGGCAAGGGCCGCGAGGTCGTCTTCCGGGCCGCCGGGACCAGCCTCAACGGCCAGGCGCAGGGCGAGGACATCCTCGTCGACGTCCGCCGCCACTGGGTGGGCGTCGAGGTCCTGGACGGCGGCGCCCGCGCCCGGATCCGCCCCGGCACCACCGTCGTCCGGGCCAACGCGGCCCTCGCCCCGTACGGCCGGGTGCTCGGCCCCGACCCGGCCAGCGCGGTCGCCTGCACCCTCGGCGGGGTGGTCGCCAACAACGCCTCCGGCATGACCGCCGGCACCACCCGGAACTCCTACCGGACGGTCTCCTCACTGACCTTCGTGCTGCCGAGCGGCACCGTCGTCGACACCGCCGACCCGGCCGCCGACGAGGAGCTGGCCCGCGCCGAGCCCCGCCTCTGCGCGGGGCTGCTCGCCCTCAAGGCCGAGATCGAGGCCGACCCGGAGCTCACGGCCCGGATCCGCGCCAAGTACGAGATCAAGAACACCAACGGCTACCGGCTCGACGCCTTCCTGGACGGCGCCACCCCGGTGCAGATCCTGCGCGGTCTCATGGTCGGCTCCGAGGGCACCCTCGGCTTCCTCTCCGAGATCGTCTTCGACACCCTCCCGCTCGACCGGCTGGTCTCCACGGCCCTGCTCTTCTTCCCCTCCCTGCCCGCCGCCGCGGCCGCCGTCCCCCGCTTCAACGAGGCGGGGGCGCTCGCCGTCGAGCTGATGGACGGCAACACCCTGCGGGCCTCGGTCAGCGTGCCCGGCGTCCCGGCCGACTGGGCGGAGCTGCCCCAGGACACCACGGCGCTGCTCGTCGAGTTCCGGGCCCCGGACGAGCCCGCGCTCGCCGCGTACGAGCGGGCGGCGGGCGAGGTGCTGGCCGGGCTCGACCTGGTGGCCCCGGTCCCGTCGGTCGACAACGCCTTCACCCGCGACGCCGCCGTCATCGGCCGCCACTGGAAGGCCCGCAAGGCGTTCGTGACCGCCGTCGGCGGCTCCCGCCCCTCCGGTACGACCCTGATCACCGAGGACTTCGCGGTGCCGCCGTCCCGGCTCGCCGAGGCGTGCGCGGAACTGCTCGACCTCCAGGCCCGGCACGGCTTCGACGCGGCCGTCGCCGGCCACGCCGCCCACGGCAACCTGCACTTCCTCCTCGCCTTCGACGCCGCCGACCCGGCCGACGTCGAGCGGTACGCCTCCTTCATGGACGACTTCTGCAAGCTCACCGTCGAACGCTTCGACGGCTCCCTCAAGGCCGAACACGCCACCGGGCGCAACATCGCCCCCTTCCTGGAGCTGGAATGGGGACCCAAGGCGACCGACCTGATGTGGCGGACCAAGGAACTCGTCGACCCGGACGGGCTCCTGGCCCCGCGGATCGTCCTCGACCGCGACCCCCAGGCCCATCTGCGCGGACTGAAGACGATCCCGACCGTCGAGCGGATCGCCGACCCCTGCATCGAGTGCGGCTTCTGCGAACCGACCTGCCCCAGCCACGACCTGACGACCACCCCGCGCCAGCGGATCGTGCTGCGCCGGGAGATGCTGCGGCAGGCCGACGGCTCCCCCGTCGAGCAGCGGCTCCTGGAGGCGTACGGCTACGACGCCGTCGACACCTGCGCCGGCGACTCCACCTGCGCGCTGGCCTGCCCCGTCGGCATCGACACCGGCGCGCTGATGAAGGACTTCCGGCACGCCCGGCACTCGCCCCGGGAGGAGCGGATCGCCGCCCTCGCCGCCCGGCACTTCCGCGCCGTGGAGGGCACCGCGCGGCTCGCCGTGGGCGCCGCCGACCGAATGGGCGACGGCTTCCTGGAACGGGTGACCGGCCTGGCCCGCAAGGCGGTCCGGCCCGACCTCGTGCCGGAGTGGCTGCCCGAGATCCCGGGCGCGGCGGCGCGGCGGCTGCCCCGCACCCACCGCCCGGCTGCCGCCGCCGTCTACTACCCGGCCTGCGTCAACCGCATCTTCGGCGACCCCGACGACCTCGACGGCCCCTCCCTGCCCGAGGCCGTCGTCACCGTCTCGGCCCGGGCCGGCCGGCCCGTGTGGATCCCCGACGACGTCGCCGGCACCTGCTGCGCCACCATCTGGCACTCCAAGGGGTACCGGGAGGGCAACGAGGTGATGGCCAACCGGATCGTCGAGGCCGCCTGGGGCTGGACCGCGGGCGGCCGGCTCCCGCTGGTCGTGGACGCCTCCTCGTGCACCCTCGGCATCGCCCACGAGGTCGTCCCCCACCTCACCGACGACAACCGCGCGCTGCACGCCGAACTGACCGTCGTGGACTCCCTGGTGTGGGCCGCCGACGAACTCCTCCCCCGGCTGGAGGCCCGCCGCCGGGTCGGCTCGGCGGTGGTGCACCCCACCTGCTCGATGCGGCACCTCGGCGACGCGGACCGGCTCACCGAGATCGCGGCGTTCTGCGCCGAGGAGGTCGTCGTGCCGGTCGACGCCGGCTGCTGCGCCTTCGCCGGCGACCGGGGCATGCTCCACCCCGAACTGACCGCCTCCGCCACCGCCCGGGAGGCCGCGGAGGTCACCGCCCGTCCCTTCGACGCCCACCTCTCCGCCAACCGGATGTGCGAGATCGGCATGGACCGCGCCACCGGCCGCCGCTACGCCTCCGCCCTCCTCGCTCTGGAACGGGCCACCCGCCCCTGA
- a CDS encoding ABC transporter ATP-binding protein, with product MQIHQLPYADPGVPDVRSGSRFLIWLARMQLGGQVRSLLWGLLLQLCIAGLPVGVGLAVQAVVDRDGGGLALGCGGVAVLGAGIAVGDTMLHRTAVTNWITAAARVQQLLARRTAELGSLLTRRVAAGEVVAVSTGDVEKIGWFVEAFSRFAAAVLTLLVVCVGLVAYEPALGVVVAVGVPALALAALPLLPRATRRADEQREKAGKATELASDTVAGLRVLRGIGGEELFLGRYRAASQEVRRAAVRSARMWALIAAVQVLLPGLLLIAVVVYGAGLALDGRISVGALVTVYGAVALTHHPLRNVEEIAMAYAFSRPSAKRAARVLALTRVTEPAGDAPDRRASGDLYDPVTGLIAPAGLLTAVVCGDPDTAGRLADRLGGHPAEPDDDHVSVRLGGVPLDELSLDAARTAVLVQDKEPVLLSGTLHELLDVPSSGAVRAADALAAAQCGDVLDALAQASVDAGGDPMRTRITERGRSLSGGQRQRLALARSLVTDPEVLVLDEPTSAVDSHTEARVAAGVRKLRAGATTVVLASSPLLLDLADRVVLLHEGRAVAHGTHRELLADEPRYRAVVTRETDDELAAATAAGHEAREGETA from the coding sequence ATGCAGATCCATCAACTCCCCTACGCCGACCCGGGGGTGCCCGACGTCCGGTCGGGCTCCCGGTTCCTGATCTGGCTCGCGCGGATGCAGCTCGGCGGTCAGGTGCGGTCGCTGCTGTGGGGGCTGCTGCTCCAGCTGTGCATCGCCGGGCTGCCGGTCGGCGTCGGCCTCGCCGTGCAGGCGGTCGTCGACCGGGACGGCGGCGGGCTCGCGCTCGGCTGCGGGGGGGTCGCGGTGCTCGGCGCCGGGATCGCCGTCGGCGACACGATGCTGCACCGCACCGCCGTCACCAACTGGATCACCGCCGCCGCGCGGGTCCAGCAGCTGCTGGCCCGCAGGACCGCCGAACTCGGCTCGCTGCTGACCCGGCGGGTCGCCGCCGGAGAGGTCGTCGCCGTCTCCACGGGCGACGTCGAGAAGATCGGCTGGTTCGTGGAGGCGTTCTCCCGCTTCGCCGCCGCCGTCCTCACCCTGCTGGTCGTCTGCGTCGGCCTGGTCGCGTACGAGCCGGCGCTCGGCGTCGTCGTCGCGGTCGGCGTCCCGGCGCTCGCCCTCGCGGCGCTGCCGCTGCTGCCGCGGGCGACCCGGCGGGCCGACGAGCAGCGCGAGAAGGCCGGCAAGGCCACCGAACTCGCCTCCGACACGGTCGCCGGACTGCGCGTGCTGCGCGGCATCGGCGGCGAGGAGCTGTTCCTCGGCCGCTACCGGGCCGCCTCCCAGGAGGTCCGCCGGGCGGCCGTGCGCAGTGCCCGCATGTGGGCGCTGATCGCCGCCGTCCAGGTGCTCCTTCCGGGGCTGCTGCTCATCGCCGTGGTGGTGTACGGGGCGGGCCTCGCGCTCGACGGCCGCATCTCGGTCGGCGCGCTGGTCACGGTCTACGGCGCGGTCGCGCTCACCCACCATCCGCTGCGGAACGTGGAGGAGATCGCCATGGCGTACGCCTTCTCCCGGCCGTCGGCGAAGCGCGCGGCCCGCGTGCTCGCGCTGACCCGGGTGACCGAGCCGGCCGGGGACGCCCCGGACCGGAGGGCGTCCGGCGACCTGTACGACCCGGTGACCGGGCTCATCGCCCCCGCCGGGCTGCTGACCGCCGTGGTGTGCGGCGACCCGGACACGGCCGGACGGCTCGCGGACCGGCTCGGCGGGCACCCGGCCGAGCCGGACGACGACCACGTCTCCGTACGGCTCGGCGGGGTGCCGCTGGACGAGCTGTCGCTGGACGCGGCGCGGACGGCCGTCCTCGTCCAGGACAAGGAGCCGGTGCTGCTGTCGGGCACCCTCCACGAGCTGCTCGACGTGCCGTCGTCCGGCGCGGTCCGCGCGGCGGACGCGCTCGCCGCCGCCCAGTGCGGGGACGTGCTCGACGCGCTCGCGCAGGCGTCGGTGGACGCCGGCGGCGACCCGATGCGGACCCGGATCACCGAGCGGGGCCGCTCGCTCTCCGGGGGCCAGCGCCAGCGCCTCGCGCTCGCCCGGTCCCTGGTGACCGACCCGGAGGTGCTGGTCCTCGACGAGCCGACCTCGGCGGTCGACTCGCACACCGAGGCCCGGGTCGCGGCCGGCGTGCGCAAGCTGCGCGCGGGCGCGACCACCGTCGTCCTCGCCTCGTCGCCGCTGCTCCTCGACCTGGCCGACCGGGTGGTCCTGCTCCACGAGGGCCGGGCCGTCGCCCACGGCACCCACCGCGAGCTGCTGGCGGACGAACCGCGCTACCGGGCGGTCGTCACCCGGGAGACGGACGACGAGCTCGCCGCGGCGACGGCCGCCGGACACGAAGCACGGGAAGGGGAAACCGCATGA
- a CDS encoding ABC transporter ATP-binding protein produces MIGLAPPAYDPAAPTTATTLPVAAGATVRAYVAGLLRRHRTAFALLVGVNAVAVTSSMAGPYVLGQVVNRLADGARELHLGRAVAVFALALVVQTVFVRLVRLRGAMLGEEMLADLREDFLVRAVGLPPGVLERAGTGDLLSRITTDVDRLANAMREAVPQLVIGVVWAGLLVGGLAVTAPPLALAVVIAAPLLIAGCRWYFRRAPSAYRSEAAGYAAVAAALAETVDAGRTVEAHRLGARRVALSDRRIHEWTRWERYTLYLRAVLFPIVNLTHTAVLCGVLAIGGFCVLRGWMDVGQLTTGALLAQMLVDPVGIVLRWYDELQVAQVSLARLVGVRDIEPEPGDGSVRPDGRDVEAAGVRFGYREGVDVLHDVSLAVAPGTRLALVGPSGAGKSTLGRLLAGIYGPRAGAVTLGGAELARMPAERVREHVALVNQEHHVFVGTLRDNLLLARPGAGDPELWSALAAVDAEGWARGLDAGLDTEVGSGGRALTPAQAQQIALARLVLADPHTLVLDEATSLLDPRAARHLERSLGRVLDGRTVVAIAHRLHTAHDADLIAVVEDGRISELGSHHELVAADGAYAALWRSWHG; encoded by the coding sequence ATGATCGGCCTGGCGCCGCCCGCGTACGACCCGGCGGCCCCCACGACCGCCACCACCCTGCCCGTCGCCGCCGGCGCGACCGTGCGGGCCTACGTCGCCGGACTGCTGCGCCGGCACCGCACGGCGTTCGCGCTGCTCGTCGGCGTGAACGCGGTCGCCGTGACCTCGTCGATGGCGGGGCCGTACGTCCTCGGGCAGGTGGTGAACCGCCTCGCCGACGGCGCCCGGGAGCTCCACCTGGGGCGCGCGGTGGCGGTGTTCGCCCTGGCGCTGGTGGTGCAGACGGTGTTCGTGCGGCTGGTCCGGCTGCGCGGGGCGATGCTCGGCGAGGAGATGCTGGCCGACCTGAGGGAGGACTTCCTGGTCCGCGCGGTCGGCCTGCCGCCGGGCGTCCTGGAACGGGCGGGCACCGGCGACCTGCTCTCCCGCATCACCACCGACGTGGACCGGCTGGCCAACGCGATGCGGGAGGCCGTGCCGCAACTCGTCATCGGCGTGGTGTGGGCCGGGCTGCTGGTCGGCGGGCTCGCCGTCACGGCGCCGCCGCTCGCCCTGGCCGTGGTGATCGCCGCGCCGCTGCTGATCGCCGGCTGCCGCTGGTACTTCCGGCGGGCGCCCTCGGCCTACCGTTCCGAGGCCGCCGGGTACGCGGCGGTGGCGGCCGCGCTCGCCGAGACCGTCGACGCGGGCCGCACGGTCGAGGCGCACCGGCTCGGCGCGCGCCGGGTGGCGCTCTCCGACCGGCGGATCCACGAGTGGACGCGGTGGGAGCGGTACACGCTCTATCTGCGGGCGGTGCTCTTCCCGATCGTCAACCTGACGCACACGGCGGTGCTCTGCGGGGTCCTCGCCATCGGCGGGTTCTGCGTCCTGCGCGGCTGGATGGACGTCGGGCAGCTGACGACGGGCGCGCTGCTGGCGCAGATGCTGGTGGACCCGGTCGGGATCGTGCTGCGCTGGTACGACGAGCTCCAGGTGGCGCAGGTGTCGCTGGCCCGGCTGGTGGGCGTGCGGGACATCGAGCCCGAGCCCGGCGACGGGTCGGTGCGGCCCGACGGGCGGGACGTCGAGGCGGCCGGGGTGCGCTTCGGGTACCGGGAGGGCGTGGACGTGCTGCACGACGTGTCGCTCGCGGTGGCGCCGGGCACGCGGCTCGCCCTGGTCGGCCCGTCCGGGGCGGGCAAGTCGACGCTGGGCCGGCTCCTCGCGGGGATCTACGGTCCGCGTGCCGGGGCGGTCACGCTCGGCGGGGCCGAGCTGGCCCGGATGCCGGCCGAGCGGGTCCGCGAGCACGTGGCGCTGGTCAACCAGGAGCACCACGTCTTCGTCGGCACCCTCCGCGACAACCTGCTGCTGGCCCGGCCGGGGGCCGGGGACCCGGAGCTGTGGTCGGCGCTGGCGGCGGTGGACGCGGAGGGCTGGGCGCGCGGGCTCGACGCGGGCCTGGACACCGAGGTCGGCTCCGGCGGCCGGGCGCTGACCCCGGCGCAGGCCCAGCAGATCGCGCTGGCCCGGCTGGTCCTGGCCGATCCGCACACGCTGGTGCTGGACGAGGCGACCTCGCTGCTCGACCCGCGGGCGGCCCGTCATCTGGAGCGCTCGCTCGGCCGGGTCCTGGACGGGCGGACGGTGGTGGCGATCGCCCACCGGCTGCACACCGCCCATGACGCCGACCTGATCGCGGTGGTCGAGGACGGCCGGATCAGCGAGCTGGGCAGTCACCACGAGCTGGTCGCCGCCGACGGCGCGTACGCGGCGCTGTGGCGCTCCTGGCACGGCTAG
- a CDS encoding metal-dependent hydrolase has translation MMGPAHSLSGAAAWLGVGAAAAAFDHPMPWPVLLAGALLCAGAALAPDLDHKSATISRAFGPVSRGLCEIVDKLSYAVYKATRSPQDPRRSGGHRTLTHTWLWAVLIGGGCSAAAVTGGRWAVLAILFVHLVLAVEGLLWRAARMSSDVLVWLLGATSAWILAGVLDQPGNGSDWLFTGPGQEYLWLGLPIVLGALVHDIGDALTVSGCPILWPIPIARKRWYPIGPPKGMRFRAGSWVELKVLMPAFMVLGGVGGASALGFL, from the coding sequence ATGATGGGACCGGCGCACTCGCTGTCCGGAGCGGCGGCCTGGCTGGGCGTGGGAGCCGCCGCGGCCGCCTTCGACCACCCGATGCCCTGGCCGGTGCTGCTCGCCGGCGCCCTGCTGTGCGCGGGCGCGGCCCTCGCCCCCGACCTGGACCACAAGTCGGCCACCATCTCGCGCGCCTTCGGCCCCGTCTCCCGGGGCCTGTGCGAGATCGTCGACAAGCTCTCGTACGCCGTCTACAAGGCGACCCGCAGCCCCCAGGACCCGCGCCGCTCCGGCGGCCACCGGACACTCACCCACACCTGGCTGTGGGCCGTCCTGATCGGGGGCGGCTGCTCGGCCGCGGCCGTCACCGGAGGCCGGTGGGCCGTCCTCGCCATCCTCTTCGTCCACCTCGTGCTCGCCGTCGAGGGCCTGCTGTGGCGGGCCGCCCGGATGTCCAGCGACGTGCTGGTCTGGCTGCTCGGCGCCACCAGCGCCTGGATCCTCGCCGGCGTCCTCGACCAGCCGGGCAACGGCTCGGACTGGCTCTTCACCGGCCCCGGCCAGGAGTACCTGTGGCTGGGCCTCCCGATCGTCCTCGGCGCCCTCGTCCACGACATCGGCGACGCGCTCACCGTCTCCGGCTGCCCGATCCTCTGGCCCATCCCCATCGCCCGCAAGCGCTGGTACCCGATCGGCCCGCCGAAGGGCATGCGCTTCCGGGCCGGCAGCTGGGTGGAGCTGAAGGTCCTCATGCCGGCCTTCATGGTGCTCGGCGGCGTCGGCGGAGCCTCCGCCCTCGGCTTCCTCTGA
- a CDS encoding DEAD/DEAH box helicase: MTLIDQLPPTADPDALFEAFSAWAEERGISLYPAQEEALIEVVSGANVILSTPTGSGKSLVAAGAHFTALANDQVTFYTAPIKALVSEKFFDLCKIFGTENVGMLTGDASVNADAPVICCTAEVLASIALRDGKDADIGQVVMDEFHFYAEADRGWAWQIPLLELPQAQFVLMSATLGDVSMFEKDLTRRTGRPTSVVRSATRPVPLSYEYRLTPITDTLTELLETKQAPVYIVHFTQAQAVERAQSLMSINMCTREEKDRIAELIGNFRFTTKFGQNLSRYVRHGIGVHHAGMLPKYRRLVEKLAQAGLLKVICGTDTLGVGVNVPIRTVLFTALTKYDGNRVRTLRAREFHQIAGRAGRAGFDTAGFVVAQAPEHVIENEKALAKAGDDPKKRRKVVRKKAPEGFVAWSDTTFERLQTAEPEPLTSRFKVTHTMLLSVIARPGNAFEAMRKLLEDNHEPRRNQLKHIRRAIAIYRSLLDGGVVEQLDTPDAEGRTIRLTVDLQQDFALNQPLSTFALAAFDLLDPEWPSYALDMVSVVESTLDDPRQILAAMQNKARGEAVGQMKADGVEYEERMERLQDISYPKPLEELLWHAYNVYRKSHPWVGDHPVSPKSVIRDMYERALTFTEFTSHYELARTEGIVLRYLASAYKALDHTIPDDLKTEDLEDLIAWLGELVRQVDSSLLDEWEQLANPEVQTAEEAQEKADQVKPVTANARAFRVLVRNAMFRRVELAALDKVGELGELDAESGWDADAWGEAMDAYWDEYDDLGTGPDARGPKLLAIEEDPAHGLWRVRQTFADPNGDHDWGISAEVDLAASDEEGRAVVRVTSVGQL, encoded by the coding sequence GTGACCCTTATCGATCAGCTGCCGCCGACCGCCGACCCCGATGCCCTCTTCGAGGCCTTCTCCGCCTGGGCCGAGGAGCGCGGCATCTCGCTCTACCCGGCGCAGGAGGAGGCCCTGATCGAGGTGGTCTCCGGGGCGAACGTGATCCTGTCGACCCCGACGGGGTCCGGGAAGTCGCTGGTGGCGGCCGGGGCGCACTTCACGGCGCTCGCCAACGACCAGGTCACCTTCTACACGGCGCCGATCAAGGCGCTGGTGTCGGAGAAGTTCTTCGACCTGTGCAAGATCTTCGGCACCGAGAACGTCGGCATGCTGACCGGCGACGCGTCGGTGAACGCGGACGCGCCCGTCATCTGCTGCACGGCGGAGGTGCTGGCCTCGATCGCGCTGCGGGACGGCAAGGACGCCGACATCGGCCAGGTCGTGATGGACGAGTTCCACTTCTACGCCGAGGCGGACCGCGGCTGGGCCTGGCAGATCCCGCTGCTCGAACTGCCGCAGGCGCAGTTCGTCCTGATGTCGGCGACGCTCGGCGACGTGTCGATGTTCGAGAAGGACCTGACCCGGCGCACGGGCCGGCCGACCTCCGTGGTCCGCTCGGCGACCCGGCCGGTGCCGCTCTCGTACGAGTACCGGCTGACGCCCATCACGGACACGCTGACCGAGCTCCTGGAGACGAAGCAGGCGCCGGTGTACATCGTGCACTTCACGCAGGCGCAGGCGGTCGAGCGCGCGCAGTCGCTGATGAGCATCAACATGTGCACGCGCGAGGAGAAGGACAGGATCGCCGAGCTGATCGGCAACTTCCGCTTCACCACCAAGTTCGGCCAGAACCTCTCGCGGTACGTCCGGCACGGCATCGGCGTGCACCACGCCGGCATGCTGCCGAAGTACCGGCGGCTCGTGGAGAAGCTGGCGCAGGCGGGTCTGCTGAAGGTGATCTGCGGGACGGACACCCTGGGCGTCGGCGTGAACGTGCCGATCCGCACGGTGCTCTTCACCGCCCTCACCAAGTACGACGGCAACCGGGTGCGCACGCTGCGGGCCCGCGAGTTCCACCAGATCGCGGGCCGGGCCGGCCGGGCCGGCTTCGACACCGCCGGCTTCGTGGTGGCGCAGGCCCCCGAGCACGTCATCGAGAACGAGAAGGCCCTCGCCAAGGCCGGCGACGACCCGAAGAAGCGCCGCAAGGTGGTCCGCAAGAAGGCCCCGGAGGGCTTCGTCGCCTGGAGCGACACCACCTTCGAGAGGCTTCAGACCGCCGAGCCGGAGCCGCTGACCTCCCGCTTCAAGGTCACCCACACCATGCTGCTGTCGGTGATCGCCCGTCCGGGCAACGCCTTCGAGGCGATGCGCAAGCTCCTGGAGGACAACCACGAGCCGCGCCGGAACCAGCTGAAGCACATCCGCCGGGCCATCGCGATCTACCGCTCGCTGCTCGACGGCGGCGTGGTGGAGCAGCTGGACACGCCGGACGCCGAGGGCCGCACGATCCGGCTGACCGTCGACCTCCAGCAGGACTTCGCGCTGAACCAGCCGCTGTCCACCTTCGCGCTGGCCGCCTTCGACCTGCTCGACCCCGAGTGGCCGTCGTACGCGCTCGACATGGTCTCGGTCGTCGAGTCGACGCTCGACGACCCGCGCCAGATCCTCGCCGCCATGCAGAACAAGGCGCGCGGCGAGGCCGTCGGCCAGATGAAGGCGGACGGCGTCGAGTACGAGGAGCGGATGGAGCGGCTCCAGGACATCTCGTACCCGAAGCCGCTGGAGGAGCTGCTCTGGCACGCGTACAACGTGTACCGGAAGTCGCACCCGTGGGTCGGCGACCACCCGGTGTCGCCGAAGTCCGTCATCCGTGACATGTACGAACGGGCCCTGACCTTCACCGAGTTCACCTCGCACTACGAGCTGGCCCGGACCGAGGGCATCGTGCTGCGCTACCTGGCGAGCGCGTACAAGGCGCTCGACCACACCATCCCGGACGACCTGAAGACGGAGGACCTGGAGGACCTGATCGCCTGGCTGGGCGAGCTGGTGCGCCAGGTGGACTCCTCGCTGCTCGACGAGTGGGAGCAGCTGGCCAACCCGGAGGTCCAGACGGCCGAGGAGGCACAGGAGAAGGCCGACCAGGTCAAGCCGGTCACGGCGAACGCCCGCGCCTTCCGGGTGCTGGTGCGCAACGCGATGTTCCGGCGGGTGGAGCTGGCGGCGCTCGACAAGGTCGGCGAGCTGGGCGAGCTGGACGCCGAGTCCGGCTGGGACGCGGACGCGTGGGGCGAGGCGATGGACGCGTACTGGGACGAGTACGACGACCTCGGCACCGGTCCGGACGCGCGCGGCCCGAAGCTGCTCGCCATCGAGGAGGACCCGGCGCACGGTCTGTGGCGCGTCCGGCAGACCTTCGCCGACCCGAACGGCGACCATGACTGGGGTATCAGCGCGGAGGTGGACCTGGCGGCCTCCGACGAGGAGGGCCGGGCGGTCGTCCGCGTGACGTCGGTCGGACAGCTGTAG
- a CDS encoding acyl-CoA thioesterase II, with translation MTNPAERLVDLLDLEQIEVNIFRGRSPQESLQRVFGGQVAGQALVAAGRTVDAGRPVHSLHAYFLRPGRPGVPIVYQVERVRDGRSFTTRRVTAVQEGRTIFNLTASFHLPEEAGFEHQLPPRHLVDPESLPKLADEIRDHLGALPEALERMARRQPFDIRYVDRLRWTKDEVKDADPRSAVWMRAVGPLGDDPLVHTCAVTYASDMTLLDAVRIPVEPLWGPRGFDMASLDHAMWFHRPFRADEWFLYEQESPVATGGRGLARGRIYDRDGRMLVSVVQEGLFRSLG, from the coding sequence GTGACCAATCCCGCCGAGAGGCTCGTGGACCTGCTCGACCTGGAGCAGATCGAGGTCAACATCTTCCGCGGCCGCAGCCCGCAGGAGTCGCTGCAACGGGTCTTCGGCGGGCAGGTCGCCGGGCAGGCCCTGGTCGCGGCCGGCCGAACCGTGGACGCGGGCCGGCCGGTGCACTCGCTGCACGCCTACTTCCTGCGGCCGGGCCGGCCGGGCGTGCCGATCGTCTACCAGGTGGAGCGGGTGCGGGACGGGCGGTCGTTCACGACCCGCCGCGTCACGGCCGTCCAGGAGGGCCGGACGATCTTCAATCTGACGGCCTCGTTCCACCTCCCGGAGGAGGCGGGCTTCGAGCACCAGCTGCCGCCGCGGCACCTGGTGGACCCGGAGAGCCTGCCGAAGCTGGCGGACGAGATCCGCGACCACCTCGGGGCGCTGCCGGAGGCGCTGGAGCGGATGGCCCGCCGCCAGCCCTTCGACATCCGGTACGTCGACCGGCTGCGCTGGACGAAGGACGAGGTCAAGGACGCCGACCCGCGCAGCGCGGTGTGGATGCGGGCCGTCGGGCCGCTCGGCGACGACCCGCTGGTGCACACCTGCGCGGTGACGTACGCCTCCGACATGACCCTGCTCGATGCCGTACGCATCCCGGTCGAACCGCTGTGGGGCCCGCGGGGCTTCGACATGGCGTCGCTGGACCACGCGATGTGGTTCCACCGTCCGTTCCGCGCGGACGAGTGGTTCCTGTACGAGCAGGAGTCCCCGGTCGCGACCGGCGGCCGGGGACTGGCCCGGGGCCGGATCTACGACCGGGACGGGCGGATGCTCGTGTCGGTGGTCCAGGAGGGCCTGTTCCGCTCCCTGGGCTGA